The nucleotide window TGCAGGAAGGAGGCGCAAGAACACCCGCCCTGCGCCTGGACGCAGGGAAACGAAGTGTTACTTTTGAGGAATCTCGGCTTGACTTAAGCCACTGGAAGCAGCAATACTGTATTTACGAGATGCAGTATTCTCCCTTCCCAGGGGCAAAAGCCGAGCGACGAAAGTTGTTCGGCTTTTATTTTTCTGGCTGGCATTCCTCCTTCGAGTCAGGGCGTGTGCCCGCGTTGCGAGGTTGTGGTCGGTCTTTATAACGATCCGGCCAGAGTTGGTGTGCATCGACCCCGATCACTGCAGCGATATGGGAGGCGACTCGCAAGGACGCGCCTCTGTCATGAATGACGTCGTTCACCACGCCGCGGCTGACCCCCAGCTCTTGGGCTAGGCTTACTTGGGTACGCCCGGCACGCTTCAGTCGATAGATCAGCTCGATAACGTCCATATGCATGCCGGGTTCAGGCAGTTTGTAAAGGGTTTCAGTCTATGCAATCCGATCTAGCAGGACAAGTCCTGAACTATCAATTTTCTATTTTCGATAGCTAACATGAATTAAATTAACTCATGCGCTAAAATACTCTGGCTGAATATTTTCCAATAAAATCAACAACATAGATTTTATTGACCAGAGCGACTCCCAAAAAAGGCATTTGCTGTTTTTGTTCACTTCTATATTTATTTTGAAACTATATGTGTCTTATGAATATAGCGAGACTGAACTCCCGAACACGAGCCTCTTAAAAGACGCTTCGATTGACTTCTTGGCTTGGCCGAGCGACTGCCTCGATATACGTGACCAAAAAAACGGGCTCCGCTGTAAGTATCGGAGCCCGCCTGCAAATCTGCACTGCTACAGATTTTTCACTAATTATGGGAATCGATTTTCATTAATTGTCGGAATTTTTCATTAATTATGGGAATCGACACATCAAACGTCGATGTTCCCCGCCTGCAGGGCGTGGGTTTCGATAAAGGCGCGGCGGGGTTCTACGTTGTCGCCCATCAGGGTGACGAAGATTTCGTCGGCGGCAATGGCGTCTTCGATCTGGACGCGCAGCAGGCGGCGTACGGCGGGGTCCATGGTGGTTTCCCACAGTTGGCTGGGATTCATTTCCCCCAGGCCTTTGTAGCGCTGCTTGCTGATGCTGCGTTCGGCTTCGGTGCGCAGCCACTGCATGACTTCGCGGAAGTCCGAAACGGGCTTTTCTTTTGCTTTGTCGCCGGTTCCGCGGCGGACCAGGGCGCCGTCGCCCAGCAAGCCCATGAAGGTCTTGGCAGTGCGGGCCAGCACGGCATAGTCACCGCCACGCACGAATGCGCGGTCGAAGATACTGACGCGTTGGTTGCCGAAGTGGGGGCGGATGACGGCCAGTTGCCAGGAGTCTTCGATGTCGTCGTACTGGGCTTCGACGTGCACACCATGGGTGTCAGCCGGATCATGCAGGGCATTTTCCAGAGCCTGGGCGCTGGCGCGGGCAGCAGCTTCGTCGACCAGGCTGATCTGTACGCCTTCGGCCATGGCGGACAGGGCTTCGATGTCGAGAACGCGCGATAGGCGGGCGATGATGTTGTCAGCCAACACATATTGGCGGGCCAGATCCATCAAGGCGGCGTCGCGGATAGGGGCCGCATCGGCGTGAGGGACGAGTTCGGTGTCCTTTAGAGCCAGTTGCAGCATGAATTGGGCTTCTTCGGCATCGTCTTTCAGGTAGCGCTCTTCGCGGCCAACCTTGACTTTGTACAGGGGGGGTTGGGCGATGTAGATATAGCCGCGCTCGACCAGTTCGCGCATTTGGCGATAGAACAGCGTCAGCAGCAAAGTGCGGATGTGGGCGCCGTCGACGTCCGCGTCAGTCATGATGATGATGCGGTGGTAGCGCAGTTTATCCACGTTGAAATCAGGCCCGATGCTGGTGCCCAGGGCGGTGATCAGGGTGATGATCTGTTCGCTGGACAGCAGGCGGTCGAAGCGGGCTTTTTCGACGTTCAGAACCTTGCCGCGCAGCGGCAGGATGGCTTGAAATTTACGGTCTCGGCCTTGTTTGGCGGAGCCGCCAGGCCGAGTCCCCTTCGACAATATACAGTTCGCACAGGGCGGGGTCTTTTTCCTGGCAATCGGCCAGTTTTCCGGGTAGGCCGGCACCTTCCAGCACGCTTTTGCGGCGCGTCATTTCGCGCGCCTTGCGGGCGGCTTCGCGGGCGCGGGCCGCTTCGACGATTTTCGAGCACAGGGCGCGGGCGTCGTTGGGGTTTTCGAGCAACCAGGTTTCCAGGGTGCGACTGACGGCTTCCTCGACGGCAGGGCGGACTTCGCTGGAAACGAGCTTGTCTTTGGTCTGGCTGCTGAATTTTGGCTCGGGGACTTTGACGGACAGCACGCAGGCCAGGCCTTCGCGCATATCGTCGCCGGTGGTGTCGACCTTGGCTTTTTTGGCCAGCTCGTTATCGGCGATGTATTTGTTCAATACCCGGGTCATGGCGGCCCGCAGGCCGGTCAGGTGGGCGCCGCCGTCGCGTTGCGGGATGTT belongs to Castellaniella sp. and includes:
- a CDS encoding helix-turn-helix domain-containing protein, which encodes MDVIELIYRLKRAGRTQVSLAQELGVSRGVVNDVIHDRGASLRVASHIAAVIGVDAHQLWPDRYKDRPQPRNAGTRPDSKEECQPEK